One Nitrospira sp. MA-1 genomic window, CCGGTGTTTGACTGATCACACTCCCCGCCGGCACCGACGCATGACTACTGTTCGTAATGGTTCCTACCGTCAGGCCCGCTCCCATAATGGCCGACTCCGCCGCCCCCTGACTCAACCCAATCACATCGGGGACATCTTCGGCCCATACTGTTGGCAACGCGAAGGTGGGTAACAACAGACCCACCAAAACCATGACCTGAAAAAGATGTATCAGCCAACCATGGGCTTCACTTCGTTTGAGTTTTCGGACTTCATGTACCTGTTGCTCTGCGGCGTTCATGCGCAATGCCTCTTGGGGGTGGAAGCAAGCGAAACATCTTTGTAAAAGGGATGAAAAACACGGACATCTATGCCCGTAATTCTCTCCTCAGATAAAAAATTATGGATGCAGCCTAGCCGAACACCACCTTCTTTTCAACGTACCTTTATCTCCCACTTTTTTAGCCTTTTATATGCATCCGGGGAAAGAGTGAAACCTTTAGCAAAGATGAGATTCTGACAGAGGGTTTTTGGAAAATGTAATTGTTGCCACGGCAAATTTCCCGATACAACCAATGAGGCTGAGGATTGTAAGAGTCCTCCGGATCTCACTCCATCTAAACGGTTGTCGACCTCTTCTGAGATCCTTATAATGATCCTCAGTGTTCGCTCAATCAGCCTGGTCACATACCGACATCACAGGAAAAGGAGTCTTCGCCATGGAAAAGAATACAGAAGTAAAACAAACCACAGAGGTCCAGGATGATCCAAAGGCCCGCGAACTGCTACAAGCGGCCTTTGCCAAAACGGCCCGGTGGCAACCTGACTTCAAGGGCTTTCAGTCCGACCTTCGGGTTAATGTCAACGGGAAAGAAACCAAAGGGACTGTGACCGTGAAAGGACCACGGGATGTGACGGTGGTCATCGATGATGCGGAACTACAAACCTGGGCTCAAAACCAAATTGGAATGATTGCGGTGCACCGGGGGCCCAGAACCTTTCAGGAATCAGACGGAAAACATACCCTGACTTTAGAGGGAGATGACCAGCACCCTTTGGGACAACGGATCACCATTCATGGAGATGGCATGGGTTCCTG contains:
- a CDS encoding DUF3386 family protein translates to MEKNTEVKQTTEVQDDPKARELLQAAFAKTARWQPDFKGFQSDLRVNVNGKETKGTVTVKGPRDVTVVIDDAELQTWAQNQIGMIAVHRGPRTFQESDGKHTLTLEGDDQHPLGQRITIHGDGMGSWYRVKDNRITQINRNMPQAAFTINVEDSAVTQDHHHLTTRYTVYYFSPKDRSLKNVDSFSDTHIRVGNSDLPATRRIISYENGEIVVRSLTFENHKMLS
- a CDS encoding PASTA domain-containing protein; its protein translation is MNAAEQQVHEVRKLKRSEAHGWLIHLFQVMVLVGLLLPTFALPTVWAEDVPDVIGLSQGAAESAIMGAGLTVGTITNSSHASVPAGSVISQTP